A genomic stretch from Desulfotignum balticum DSM 7044 includes:
- a CDS encoding type 1 glutamine amidotransferase domain-containing protein — MSKIAVIIDDWFEDSEYTEPVSEFRGKGHDIIHVGLEKGKTVKGKKQQTPVTIDQSVNQTGADHFDALLIPGGYSPDQLRAHPGAVAFVRDFMEKNKPVFSICHGPQLLISADVIRGRTLTGFTSIIQDIKNAGATFVDEAVVTDGNLVTSRNPNDLPGFIHAALEKLA; from the coding sequence ATGAGCAAGATAGCTGTTATTATCGATGATTGGTTTGAAGATTCAGAATACACCGAACCTGTCAGCGAGTTCAGGGGAAAAGGGCATGACATTATCCATGTCGGCCTTGAAAAGGGAAAAACGGTAAAAGGCAAAAAACAACAAACGCCTGTAACGATTGATCAAAGTGTAAACCAGACGGGTGCAGACCATTTTGATGCGCTTCTCATCCCGGGCGGTTATTCACCGGACCAGCTGCGCGCCCACCCGGGTGCCGTGGCGTTTGTCCGGGATTTTATGGAAAAAAACAAACCGGTTTTTTCCATCTGCCACGGCCCGCAGCTGTTGATCTCTGCAGATGTGATCCGGGGCAGGACATTGACCGGCTTTACCTCCATTATTCAGGACATTAAAAATGCGGGCGCAACATTTGTAGATGAGGCAGTTGTTACGGACGGCAATCTTGTGACCAGCAGAAATCCCAATGATCTGCCGGGCTTTATTCATGCGGCATTGGAAAAACTGGCCTGA
- the malQ gene encoding 4-alpha-glucanotransferase, whose product MTIRTNGILMHITCLPGRYGIGDLGPAAYGFADFLSATGQQIWQVLPLNPVDPQSGSPYSSPSAFAGNPLLISPDFLVRAGLLDETLPQQPFSDTRVDYPAVAEHKHTLFQLAFERLEQQRKTLAGFDRFCARQTAWLEDYATYMALKEHFNQAFWQQWPQPLRDRHPDALAEMQDKLARQIRFHQFVQFLFFRQWQALKKYCNARNIRLYGDLPIYLPFDSADVWSCPQQYKLDENKSPTKVSGVPPDYFSDTGQLWGHPVYDWQYLQKNDYAWWLKRFAHNFDMFDVVRIDHFRGLVAYWEVAASAKTAVDGEWVEVPGEDFFTRLTMRFGRLPVIAEDLGTITPDVHECMRRFQLPGMRVLQFAFGDDFPHSSFLPHHHIRDCIVYTGTHDNNTIRGWFEQELTDQAKARLQRYLGSHISRENIHRQMIRLAMMSVADTVIIPLQDILGLGPDARLNQPAGAQDNWQWRLPKGRLTKQHAKWLTTATATYGRSRVSTIRHL is encoded by the coding sequence ATGACCATCCGCACAAACGGTATCCTCATGCACATAACCTGTCTCCCCGGCAGATACGGAATCGGTGATCTGGGACCCGCAGCCTATGGATTTGCCGATTTTTTATCTGCAACCGGCCAGCAGATATGGCAGGTGCTGCCCCTGAACCCTGTTGACCCCCAAAGCGGCTCACCCTACAGCAGCCCGTCAGCATTTGCAGGCAACCCGTTGCTGATAAGCCCGGATTTTCTGGTCCGTGCCGGTCTGCTGGATGAAACCCTGCCCCAACAGCCATTTTCCGATACCCGCGTTGACTATCCAGCGGTGGCAGAACATAAGCACACCCTTTTTCAACTGGCTTTTGAACGCCTGGAACAACAGAGAAAAACACTTGCAGGCTTTGACCGGTTCTGCGCCCGGCAAACAGCCTGGCTGGAAGATTATGCAACATACATGGCCCTCAAAGAACATTTTAACCAGGCCTTCTGGCAGCAATGGCCCCAACCCTTAAGGGACCGCCACCCGGATGCCTTGGCCGAGATGCAGGACAAACTGGCCAGACAGATCAGATTTCATCAATTTGTACAGTTTTTGTTTTTCCGTCAGTGGCAGGCACTCAAAAAATACTGCAATGCCCGAAATATCCGTCTATATGGAGATCTTCCCATCTATCTGCCTTTTGACAGTGCAGATGTCTGGAGCTGTCCGCAGCAATACAAACTGGATGAAAACAAATCACCGACAAAAGTATCCGGGGTCCCACCGGATTACTTCAGTGACACCGGTCAGCTCTGGGGCCATCCCGTGTACGACTGGCAATACCTGCAGAAAAACGATTACGCGTGGTGGCTCAAACGGTTTGCACACAACTTTGACATGTTTGACGTGGTGCGCATCGATCATTTCAGGGGTCTGGTGGCATATTGGGAGGTTGCAGCCTCGGCAAAGACCGCTGTTGACGGGGAATGGGTGGAGGTCCCGGGTGAAGATTTTTTTACCCGCTTGACCATGCGGTTCGGTCGGCTGCCGGTGATCGCCGAGGATCTGGGCACGATCACACCGGATGTCCATGAATGCATGCGCAGATTTCAATTGCCCGGCATGCGGGTGCTGCAGTTCGCCTTTGGCGACGATTTCCCCCACAGTTCCTTTTTGCCCCATCACCATATCCGGGACTGTATCGTTTACACCGGCACCCATGACAACAACACCATCCGCGGCTGGTTTGAACAGGAACTTACCGACCAGGCAAAGGCCCGATTGCAGCGCTACCTGGGCAGCCATATCTCCAGGGAAAACATTCACCGGCAAATGATACGCCTGGCCATGATGTCTGTGGCTGATACAGTGATCATCCCGCTCCAGGACATTCTGGGCTTAGGTCCTGATGCCCGTCTGAACCAGCCGGCCGGGGCACAGGACAACTGGCAGTGGCGGCTGCCGAAAGGCAGGTTGACAAAACAGCATGCGAAATGGCTTACAACGGCCACGGCTACCTACGGCCGAAGCCGGGTGTCAACAATCAGACATCTTTGA
- a CDS encoding YhjD/YihY/BrkB family envelope integrity protein, which translates to MKSVLNRYWQFGYGIFRISGREFVRDLCSLQASALTLYTLLAIVPVMAMAFGIAKGFGFQQYLETRILSLFAGQEQIIQNVLTFSVNLLERTKGGLMAVLGIIFLMYALIKLMGHMEDTFNRIWRVRGNRRIIRKITDYIAIALAAGLLVIFSGSATIFITGYLEKFMAILDLPAGLGRVISFGLNVFPFVTVWMVFTFFYMFIPNKNVNVRAALGGGIIAGTIFQLAQIAYVQFQVGVSTYNAIYGSFAAIPLFLLWLKTSWTIVLFGAEISFVWENFDVLQTDDPEYEHISIRVKKLIILKIAVFCVNRFAQGRAPVTSLSVADHLNLSVNITSVFMEKLVHSRILFKVSAPDPGFAPAWDIERLTVMDVVTAFEKMGEDDLYLGDTLELSALEQSLESFAAAARQSSGERFLKDV; encoded by the coding sequence ATCAAAAGCGTCCTGAACAGATACTGGCAATTCGGATATGGTATTTTCCGGATTTCAGGCAGGGAATTTGTCCGGGACCTGTGCAGCTTGCAGGCATCGGCCTTAACCCTGTATACTTTGTTGGCCATTGTGCCGGTCATGGCCATGGCATTCGGCATTGCCAAAGGATTCGGTTTCCAGCAATATCTTGAAACCCGGATACTGTCTTTGTTTGCCGGCCAGGAACAGATCATCCAGAATGTTCTGACCTTTTCCGTCAATCTGCTGGAAAGAACCAAAGGCGGGCTCATGGCGGTGCTGGGCATCATTTTTTTGATGTATGCGCTGATAAAACTCATGGGCCACATGGAAGATACATTCAACAGAATCTGGCGGGTCAGGGGGAACCGACGTATTATCCGCAAAATTACCGATTATATCGCCATTGCCCTGGCTGCGGGGCTGCTGGTAATCTTTTCAGGCAGCGCCACCATTTTTATCACCGGTTATCTGGAAAAATTCATGGCAATCCTGGACCTTCCCGCCGGTCTGGGCCGTGTGATTTCTTTTGGTTTGAATGTTTTTCCCTTTGTGACGGTCTGGATGGTATTCACCTTTTTTTATATGTTTATCCCCAATAAAAATGTGAATGTCCGGGCTGCTCTGGGCGGAGGAATCATTGCCGGCACCATTTTTCAGCTGGCCCAGATAGCCTATGTCCAATTCCAGGTGGGTGTCTCCACCTATAATGCCATTTACGGCAGTTTTGCCGCCATACCCTTGTTTTTATTGTGGTTGAAGACGTCCTGGACCATTGTGCTGTTCGGCGCTGAGATCTCCTTTGTCTGGGAAAATTTTGATGTGCTTCAGACAGATGACCCGGAATATGAACACATCAGTATCCGGGTGAAAAAACTGATCATCCTCAAGATAGCGGTCTTTTGTGTGAACCGGTTCGCCCAGGGCCGGGCACCGGTGACATCTTTATCAGTTGCCGACCATCTTAACCTGTCTGTGAACATTACATCGGTTTTTATGGAAAAACTGGTCCACAGCCGCATTCTATTCAAAGTCAGCGCCCCTGACCCCGGCTTTGCCCCGGCCTGGGACATAGAACGCCTGACTGTCATGGATGTTGTGACAGCGTTTGAAAAAATGGGAGAAGATGATCTGTATCTGGGCGACACCCTGGAGCTGTCAGCGCTGGAACAGAGCCTGGAATCATTTGCAGCAGCTGCCAGGCAGTCATCCGGGGAGCGGTTCCTCAAAGATGTCTGA
- a CDS encoding YqaE/Pmp3 family membrane protein, whose translation MDLIRILVAILLPPLGVFLQVGIGGAFWLNILLTLLGYIPGIVHAVWIIAKR comes from the coding sequence ATGGATCTGATTCGGATTTTGGTTGCGATACTTTTACCGCCGCTGGGTGTTTTTCTTCAGGTGGGAATCGGGGGAGCGTTCTGGTTGAACATCCTTTTGACTCTCTTGGGATATATCCCCGGCATCGTGCATGCCGTCTGGATTATTGCCAAGCGCTGA
- the glgA gene encoding glycogen synthase: MKTLILTNEYPPNIYGGAGVHVAHLVREMAALSSETDAFDVLCFGDQNQSAPHLRVSGVPEISSETPELQRLKLTDTLLRNAIMTGTANTADVIHCHTWYTYMAGCLLREILAAPLVVTTHSLEPHRPWKKDQLGDSYHATCWLEKAAMENADGIIAVSETMKQNVMDLYPIPPEKIRVIYNGVDTQFFCKTSRPETLRAYGIDPDKPYILFVGRITRQKGIMHLIRAIAMVDPGVQTVLCASAPDTGEIAQEMETRVKSARQETGREILWIPEAIPLQDLPVLYSHAAVFVCPSVYEPFGIINLEAGACSTPVVAAAVGGIPEVVVHGETGLLVPFAAKEDAEPKRPEEFAADLAAAINTLVRAPEKRTRMGAAARKRIEKQFSWTSIARQTVDFYQHLIKNHGQYRDT; this comes from the coding sequence ATGAAAACATTGATTCTGACCAATGAGTATCCCCCCAATATCTACGGCGGAGCCGGGGTGCATGTGGCGCATCTTGTCCGGGAAATGGCAGCCCTGTCATCTGAGACAGATGCGTTCGATGTCCTGTGTTTCGGTGACCAGAACCAGTCCGCCCCCCATCTGCGGGTATCAGGGGTACCGGAGATATCTTCAGAAACACCTGAACTGCAGCGGCTAAAACTGACGGATACCCTGCTGCGCAATGCCATCATGACCGGTACTGCAAATACGGCGGATGTGATTCACTGCCACACCTGGTACACCTATATGGCCGGGTGTCTGCTCAGAGAAATTCTTGCAGCCCCTCTGGTTGTCACCACCCATTCCCTTGAGCCCCACCGTCCCTGGAAAAAAGACCAGCTCGGTGACAGCTACCATGCCACCTGCTGGCTGGAAAAAGCAGCCATGGAAAATGCAGACGGTATTATTGCCGTGTCTGAAACAATGAAACAGAACGTGATGGATCTTTACCCGATTCCTCCTGAAAAGATCCGGGTCATTTATAACGGGGTGGATACCCAATTTTTTTGTAAAACATCCCGGCCGGAAACACTCAGAGCCTACGGCATTGATCCGGACAAACCCTATATTCTTTTTGTGGGCAGGATTACCAGACAAAAGGGGATCATGCATCTGATCCGGGCCATTGCCATGGTGGATCCGGGCGTACAGACCGTTCTGTGTGCCAGTGCACCTGATACCGGAGAGATTGCACAGGAAATGGAAACCCGGGTAAAAAGCGCCAGGCAGGAAACAGGCAGAGAGATTCTCTGGATTCCAGAAGCAATCCCTTTGCAGGATCTGCCGGTCCTTTACAGCCATGCCGCTGTTTTTGTATGCCCTTCTGTGTATGAACCTTTCGGTATCATCAACCTTGAGGCAGGTGCGTGCAGTACACCGGTGGTGGCTGCAGCGGTCGGGGGGATTCCGGAAGTGGTGGTCCATGGGGAAACCGGGCTTCTGGTTCCCTTTGCAGCCAAAGAGGATGCAGAACCCAAAAGGCCGGAAGAATTTGCTGCAGATCTGGCAGCTGCCATCAACACCCTGGTGCGGGCGCCGGAAAAAAGGACCCGAATGGGTGCGGCAGCCCGCAAAAGAATCGAAAAACAGTTTTCCTGGACCAGCATTGCCCGGCAGACCGTGGATTTTTATCAGCACCTGATCAAAAATCACGGTCAGTATAGGGATACCTAA
- the glgB gene encoding 1,4-alpha-glucan branching protein GlgB, producing MPDQDHTTFNQKKNKSPDISLLSEDDLFLFNEGSHFCLYDKLGAHPMKVDGQNGFYFAVWAPNAQAVFVTGSFNDWYTTQHPLTPRSDSGIWEGFIPGIKSGTLYKYHIRSTQKEYQVDKTDPFAFFTELSPQTASVTWDLAHEWSDDTWMENRSNVNVRSAPMAAYEMHLGSWIRIPEENNRFATYRELAEKLPDYLLKMGFTHVEFLPVMEHPFYGSWGYQCLGYFAPSSRFGTPQDFMVLVDRLHQKGIGVILDWVPSHFPSDEHGLGYFDGTHLFEHEDPRKGFHPDWKSLIFNYGRNEVLSYLISSAMFWLEKYHIDGFRVDAVASMLYLDYSRKAGEWEPNIYGGRENLEAVAFLKRFNGEIHENFPGAVTIAEESTDWPMVSRPVHLGGLGFDMKWDMGWMHDTLAYMSMDPVHRSFHHDKLTFRMIYAFNENYVLPLSHDEVVHGKGSLLGKMPGDEWQKFAGLRLLFGYMYAQPAKKLIFMGGEIGQSREWNHDSSLDWHLLENSFNKGLQRWIEDLNQFYRRTPAMHANDFSRQGFQWIDCNDVQQSTLTFLRKDRDEKETIIAVCNFTPIPRPNYRVGVLADGFWKECLNSDAKEYGGSNQGSLGQIEASPVPAHGFPFSLNLVLPPLAVVFLQKTAPEIVYTKQNATL from the coding sequence ATGCCTGATCAAGATCACACCACCTTCAACCAGAAAAAAAACAAATCCCCCGATATCAGCCTGTTGAGCGAAGATGATCTGTTTTTATTCAATGAAGGCAGCCATTTCTGCCTGTATGACAAACTGGGTGCCCACCCCATGAAAGTCGACGGGCAGAATGGATTCTATTTTGCCGTGTGGGCCCCCAATGCACAGGCGGTTTTTGTCACGGGATCATTCAACGACTGGTACACTACCCAGCACCCGCTGACACCCCGGTCAGATTCAGGTATATGGGAGGGATTCATCCCCGGTATCAAATCCGGGACTTTGTACAAATACCATATCCGTTCCACCCAGAAAGAATACCAGGTGGACAAAACAGACCCGTTCGCATTTTTCACCGAACTGTCCCCCCAGACCGCATCTGTGACCTGGGATCTGGCCCATGAATGGTCAGATGACACCTGGATGGAAAACCGCAGCAATGTCAATGTGAGATCTGCGCCCATGGCGGCGTATGAAATGCACCTGGGGTCCTGGATCCGGATACCGGAAGAAAATAACCGGTTTGCAACCTATCGGGAACTGGCTGAAAAATTGCCGGATTATCTTTTGAAGATGGGATTTACCCATGTGGAATTTCTGCCGGTCATGGAACATCCCTTTTACGGCAGCTGGGGATATCAGTGTCTGGGCTATTTTGCCCCCAGCAGCCGTTTCGGCACTCCCCAGGATTTTATGGTGCTGGTGGACCGGCTGCACCAGAAAGGTATCGGTGTGATCCTGGACTGGGTGCCGTCCCATTTTCCCAGTGATGAGCACGGCCTGGGGTATTTTGACGGCACCCATCTGTTTGAACACGAAGACCCGCGCAAAGGGTTTCACCCTGACTGGAAAAGTCTTATTTTCAACTATGGGCGCAACGAAGTCCTCAGCTATCTCATCAGCAGTGCCATGTTCTGGCTGGAAAAATACCATATTGACGGTTTCCGGGTGGATGCGGTGGCCTCAATGCTGTATCTGGATTATTCCCGGAAAGCGGGTGAGTGGGAGCCCAACATATACGGGGGGCGGGAAAATCTGGAAGCGGTTGCCTTTTTGAAGCGGTTCAACGGGGAGATTCATGAAAATTTTCCCGGGGCAGTCACCATTGCCGAGGAATCCACTGACTGGCCCATGGTTTCCAGACCGGTTCACCTGGGGGGACTGGGTTTTGACATGAAATGGGACATGGGATGGATGCACGACACCCTGGCGTATATGTCCATGGATCCCGTCCACCGCAGCTTTCATCACGACAAACTGACCTTCCGGATGATATATGCCTTTAATGAAAACTATGTGCTGCCTTTGTCCCACGATGAGGTTGTCCACGGCAAGGGATCTTTGCTGGGTAAAATGCCCGGAGATGAATGGCAGAAGTTTGCCGGACTGCGCCTGCTTTTTGGATACATGTATGCCCAGCCGGCCAAAAAACTGATTTTTATGGGGGGCGAGATCGGCCAGAGCCGGGAATGGAACCATGACAGCAGCCTGGACTGGCATTTGCTGGAAAATTCGTTCAACAAGGGGCTTCAGCGCTGGATCGAAGATCTGAACCAGTTCTACCGGCGCACCCCGGCCATGCACGCAAATGATTTTTCCCGGCAGGGATTCCAATGGATCGACTGCAATGATGTGCAGCAGTCCACCCTCACTTTCTTGCGCAAGGACAGGGATGAAAAGGAAACTATTATTGCTGTGTGTAATTTTACGCCCATTCCCCGTCCCAATTACCGGGTGGGGGTTTTAGCGGATGGGTTCTGGAAAGAATGCCTCAACAGTGATGCAAAAGAATACGGGGGCAGCAACCAGGGCAGCCTGGGACAAATTGAAGCCTCCCCGGTGCCGGCCCACGGGTTTCCCTTTTCTCTGAACCTGGTCCTGCCGCCCCTGGCTGTTGTTTTCCTGCAGAAAACAGCCCCTGAAATAGTTTACACAAAACAAAATGCAACCCTGTAA
- the treS gene encoding maltose alpha-D-glucosyltransferase, protein MAKRTPQPQNDPLWYKDAVIYQLHIKTFYDSNGDGIGDFKGLTEKLGYLQELGVTALWLLPFYPSPLKDDGYDISDFKAINPAYGTLADFKAFMRAARKRNMQVITELVINHTSDQHPWFQRSRRSKPGSAWRNFYVWSDTPEKYTDARIIFQDFESSNWTWDPVAKAYFWHRFYSHQPDLNFDNPKVHDAIFKALDFWMDMGVDGLRLDAIPYLYEREGTNCENLPETHVFLKKLRQRMDEKYQGRMFLAEANQWPEDAVQYFGEGDECHMSFHFPLMPRLYMAVHMESRLPVTEILDTTPAIPESCQWAIFLRNHDELTLEMVTDEERDYMYRAYARDVRMRVNLGIRRRLAPLMGNHRRRIELMYALLLCLPGTPILYYGDEIGMGDNIYLGDRNGVRTPMQWSPDRNAGFSRCNPHQLYLPVITDPEYHFGVLNVEAQKQNRHSLFWWIRRLLTLRSRIPAFSKGDLVFLEPENPKILAFTRRHEDQSVLVVVNLSRFVQYAELDMQGHEGKIPVEIFGNTPFPGITDAPYFLTLGPHGFFWFLLTSPTEADTAADRDTELPVFEVRTQWEEAMQGNLRRRFEKHLRSYIVKCRWFGAKDSRIKSLALGDQVSVGNHVRAGYMLLVTLGYTDGNDETYILPVTCLSAADGAAVMENHPQAVMAQIKMTSKGQEGFLVDGLFHPGFCQVLLEMIHRRQSAKGSQGRLTATPATGFKRMYSTLSLPMETRVISTEQSNTSIIFGHRFILKLFRRLQEGINPDLEISRFLAGRGFAGLPGLAGFLEYTRQDEEPGTVGILQEYVANQGDAWAYTVSSLSGFFERVMESRENIPVSLPRKSLLALSRMPVPPEMETQIGFYFESAVLLARRTAQMHAALASASQDPLFTPEPFSKLYQRALFQSMNSMAGRVLGQLEKRIRARKNPLPEHIHAAAKQILDRRQEIIDRFRALTSRKISAMRLRCHGDFHLGQILHTGHDFVIIDFEGEPVRPVSERRIKRSPLRDVAGLLRSFHYACHVALQAEETRGMFHPELRGTMAAKAEEWRMWVSAQYLGEYLARSADANFLPHSHEDMEVLLHAYLMEKAVYELGYEMNNRPDWINIPLTGIEQLLNET, encoded by the coding sequence ATGGCAAAACGCACACCGCAACCGCAAAATGATCCGCTATGGTACAAAGATGCAGTGATTTATCAGCTCCATATCAAGACGTTTTATGACAGCAATGGGGATGGCATCGGTGATTTCAAGGGCCTTACCGAGAAACTGGGGTATCTGCAGGAACTGGGTGTCACCGCCCTGTGGCTGCTGCCCTTTTACCCTTCTCCCCTGAAAGATGATGGATACGATATATCTGATTTCAAGGCCATCAATCCGGCATACGGCACGCTGGCAGATTTCAAGGCATTTATGCGGGCGGCGCGCAAGCGGAACATGCAGGTGATCACAGAACTTGTGATCAACCACACCTCAGACCAGCATCCCTGGTTTCAGCGGTCCCGCCGGTCAAAACCGGGCAGTGCCTGGCGTAATTTTTACGTGTGGAGCGATACCCCGGAAAAATACACGGATGCCCGCATTATTTTTCAGGATTTTGAGAGCAGCAACTGGACCTGGGATCCGGTGGCCAAAGCCTATTTCTGGCACCGGTTCTACTCCCACCAGCCGGATCTCAACTTTGACAACCCAAAAGTGCATGACGCGATCTTCAAGGCGTTGGATTTCTGGATGGACATGGGGGTGGACGGCCTGCGGCTGGATGCCATTCCCTACCTGTACGAGCGGGAAGGGACCAACTGCGAAAACCTGCCTGAAACCCATGTGTTTCTAAAAAAGCTGCGGCAGCGCATGGATGAAAAATACCAGGGCAGAATGTTTCTGGCCGAAGCCAACCAGTGGCCCGAAGATGCTGTCCAATATTTCGGGGAGGGTGATGAGTGTCATATGAGTTTTCATTTTCCCCTGATGCCCCGGCTTTACATGGCCGTGCACATGGAAAGCCGGTTGCCGGTCACTGAAATTCTTGACACCACGCCGGCGATTCCGGAATCCTGTCAATGGGCTATCTTTTTGCGGAACCACGATGAACTGACCCTGGAAATGGTCACGGATGAAGAACGTGATTACATGTACCGGGCCTATGCCAGGGATGTGCGCATGCGCGTGAACTTAGGCATCCGGCGGCGCCTGGCACCGCTCATGGGCAACCACCGCCGCAGGATCGAACTGATGTATGCGTTGCTGCTCTGCCTGCCGGGCACCCCCATCCTGTATTACGGGGATGAGATCGGTATGGGGGACAATATCTACCTGGGTGACAGAAACGGGGTCCGCACCCCCATGCAGTGGAGCCCGGACCGGAATGCCGGGTTTTCCCGGTGCAATCCCCACCAGCTCTATCTGCCGGTGATCACCGATCCTGAATACCATTTCGGGGTGCTCAACGTCGAAGCTCAGAAGCAGAACCGCCATTCCCTTTTCTGGTGGATACGGCGGCTGCTCACCCTGCGCAGCCGCATACCCGCTTTCAGCAAGGGGGATCTGGTGTTTCTGGAACCGGAAAATCCCAAAATTCTGGCCTTTACCCGCCGGCATGAAGACCAGTCCGTGCTGGTGGTGGTCAATCTTTCGCGGTTTGTGCAGTATGCTGAACTGGATATGCAGGGGCATGAAGGAAAGATTCCTGTGGAAATATTCGGCAACACCCCTTTTCCGGGCATTACCGATGCCCCGTATTTTCTCACCCTGGGGCCCCATGGTTTTTTCTGGTTTCTGCTAACTTCCCCCACAGAGGCGGATACAGCGGCTGACAGAGATACCGAACTGCCGGTATTCGAGGTGCGCACACAATGGGAGGAGGCGATGCAGGGGAACCTGCGCAGACGTTTTGAGAAACATCTGCGGTCCTATATTGTGAAATGCCGGTGGTTTGGCGCCAAGGACAGCCGCATCAAGTCCCTTGCCCTGGGTGACCAGGTGTCTGTGGGCAACCATGTCCGGGCAGGGTATATGCTCCTGGTAACCCTGGGGTACACAGACGGTAACGATGAAACCTATATCCTGCCGGTTACCTGTCTGAGCGCAGCAGACGGTGCAGCTGTCATGGAGAACCATCCTCAGGCGGTCATGGCACAGATAAAAATGACATCCAAAGGGCAGGAAGGGTTTCTTGTGGACGGTCTTTTTCATCCGGGGTTCTGCCAGGTGCTTTTGGAAATGATCCACCGCAGGCAATCTGCAAAAGGCAGCCAGGGCAGGTTGACGGCAACACCTGCCACCGGGTTTAAACGCATGTACAGCACACTGAGCCTGCCCATGGAAACCCGGGTGATAAGCACGGAACAGAGCAATACCTCCATCATTTTCGGGCACCGGTTCATTCTCAAGCTGTTCCGCCGCCTGCAGGAAGGGATCAACCCCGACCTGGAAATATCGCGGTTTCTGGCCGGCAGGGGGTTTGCCGGTCTGCCCGGTCTTGCCGGGTTTCTGGAATATACCCGTCAGGATGAGGAACCCGGTACAGTGGGTATTCTCCAGGAGTATGTGGCCAACCAGGGTGATGCCTGGGCCTATACCGTAAGCAGCCTGTCCGGATTTTTTGAACGGGTGATGGAGAGCCGGGAAAATATCCCGGTTTCTCTGCCCCGCAAAAGCTTGCTGGCATTGAGCCGGATGCCTGTTCCCCCTGAGATGGAAACGCAGATCGGATTTTATTTTGAATCCGCTGTCCTGCTGGCCCGGCGCACAGCCCAGATGCATGCGGCACTGGCATCGGCATCTCAGGATCCGTTGTTCACACCGGAACCGTTTTCCAAACTCTACCAGCGCGCTCTTTTCCAGTCCATGAATTCCATGGCAGGCAGGGTACTGGGACAGCTTGAAAAACGCATCAGGGCCCGGAAAAATCCATTGCCGGAACACATTCATGCCGCCGCAAAACAGATACTGGACCGCAGGCAGGAGATCATTGACCGTTTCAGGGCGCTCACAAGCCGAAAAATCAGCGCCATGCGCCTGCGGTGCCACGGTGATTTTCACCTGGGACAGATTTTACACACAGGTCATGATTTTGTGATTATCGATTTTGAAGGAGAACCGGTCCGGCCCGTAAGTGAGCGGCGCATCAAACGGTCTCCCCTCCGGGATGTGGCAGGGCTTTTGCGGTCATTTCACTATGCCTGTCATGTGGCCCTCCAGGCCGAGGAAACAAGGGGTATGTTTCATCCTGAACTGCGCGGGACCATGGCGGCCAAGGCAGAGGAATGGCGGATGTGGGTGAGTGCCCAGTACCTGGGTGAATATCTGGCCAGAAGTGCTGATGCCAATTTTCTTCCGCATTCCCATGAAGATATGGAAGTGCTGCTGCATGCCTATCTCATGGAAAAGGCTGTGTATGAGCTCGGCTATGAAATGAACAACCGCCCCGACTGGATCAATATTCCCCTCACGGGCATTGAACAGTTATTGAATGAAACCTGA